Proteins encoded together in one Anaerotignum propionicum DSM 1682 window:
- a CDS encoding LysR family transcriptional regulator produces MTLQQLHYAITISETGSLNKAAELLYIAQPSLTNALKELEKELGIVIFHRSGRGVSLTNDGVEFLLYARQVYNQYENLLEKYGKTGNLKKKFGISTQHYSFVVQAFIEMVKCFNTAEYEFAIRETRTMEVIEDVDTLKSEIGILYLCDFNRKIMLKLLKSHNLEFHKLIECSAYVYLWRGHPLANSKSIQLSQLENYPCLSFEQGDNSSFFFAEELLSTNEYARTIKANDRATMLNLMIGLNGYTLCSGIISDELNGTDFVAVPFEADHDNPNSVMEIGYIVKKNMLLSEMGKLYLQIIQNELKQYEVKK; encoded by the coding sequence ATGACGTTGCAACAATTGCATTATGCGATTACCATATCGGAAACGGGTTCGCTAAACAAAGCGGCAGAGCTACTATATATAGCCCAGCCATCTTTGACAAATGCCCTAAAGGAATTGGAAAAGGAATTAGGAATTGTAATCTTTCATCGCAGCGGGAGGGGTGTATCGCTGACTAATGATGGCGTGGAGTTTCTTTTGTATGCACGGCAAGTCTATAATCAGTATGAAAATTTATTGGAAAAGTACGGGAAAACAGGAAATTTAAAAAAGAAATTCGGAATCTCAACCCAGCATTATTCCTTTGTCGTGCAAGCCTTTATTGAAATGGTGAAATGCTTTAATACGGCAGAATATGAATTTGCCATTCGTGAGACAAGAACCATGGAGGTCATTGAGGATGTGGATACCTTGAAAAGTGAGATAGGTATTCTTTATTTGTGTGATTTTAACCGTAAGATTATGTTAAAGCTGTTGAAGTCTCATAATCTAGAATTTCATAAGCTCATAGAATGTAGTGCCTATGTTTATTTGTGGAGGGGGCATCCTTTGGCAAACAGCAAGTCCATCCAGCTTTCTCAGCTTGAAAATTACCCATGTCTTTCTTTTGAACAGGGGGATAACAGCTCCTTTTTTTTCGCAGAGGAATTACTCAGTACCAATGAGTATGCACGAACCATCAAGGCAAATGACCGTGCCACTATGCTAAATTTGATGATTGGACTCAATGGATACACTTTGTGTTCCGGTATCATTAGTGATGAATTGAATGGAACAGATTTTGTGGCAGTTCCTTTTGAGGCTGATCATGACAATCCAAACAGCGTTATGGAAATTGGATATATCGTGAAAAAAAATATGCTTCTTAGCGAAATGGGGAAGCTTTATCTGCAGATTATTCAGAATGAATTAAAGCAATATGAAGTCAAAAAGTAA
- a CDS encoding trans-sulfuration enzyme family protein, whose translation MAHYEKFESALIHGGVYGDKFTGAVNVPIYQTSTFEQEGLGQHKGWEYARTGNPTRHAVETLIAELEQGKAGFAFSSGMASITAVLSLFQSGDRIIISKNVYGGTFRVLDKIFRNFGISYAFEDTTDLNSLKERLTEDVKAILIESPANPLLTVTDIAGIATIAKEKGILTIVDNTFMTPYLQRPLELGADIVVHSATKYLGGHSDLIAGLVVVNTEELAERLGFIQNATGGILAPFDSFLLVRGIKTLGVRMDRHVENAFNVAKYLRNHEGVKKVYYPGFADAQGYEINQKQAKNGGAMISFELKEKYNINKFFSSLRLIALAESLGGVESLVCHPSTMTHASIPEEKRQEIGISDALIRLSIGIEGIEDLILDLEQAIAESEG comes from the coding sequence ATGGCGCATTATGAGAAATTTGAATCAGCCCTTATCCATGGTGGAGTTTACGGTGATAAATTTACTGGGGCAGTAAACGTTCCCATCTATCAAACATCCACCTTTGAGCAGGAGGGATTAGGACAGCACAAAGGCTGGGAATATGCCCGTACAGGCAATCCCACCAGACATGCAGTGGAAACATTGATTGCTGAGCTTGAACAGGGAAAAGCGGGGTTTGCCTTTTCTTCGGGTATGGCCTCAATTACCGCAGTTTTAAGCCTGTTTCAGTCAGGTGACCGTATCATTATTTCAAAGAACGTATATGGTGGCACTTTTCGTGTTTTAGATAAAATATTTCGAAATTTTGGCATTTCATATGCTTTTGAAGATACCACCGATTTAAATAGCCTGAAAGAAAGACTGACCGAAGATGTAAAGGCGATTCTGATAGAAAGCCCTGCAAATCCCCTTTTAACGGTGACGGACATTGCAGGAATTGCAACAATTGCCAAAGAAAAAGGGATATTAACCATTGTGGATAATACGTTTATGACACCTTACCTTCAAAGACCCCTGGAGCTTGGAGCGGACATTGTTGTACATAGCGCTACAAAATATCTGGGTGGACATAGTGACCTTATTGCAGGGTTGGTGGTTGTAAATACAGAAGAACTGGCGGAACGCCTTGGGTTTATACAAAATGCCACGGGGGGCATTCTGGCGCCATTTGATTCTTTTCTGCTGGTTCGTGGAATAAAGACGCTAGGTGTTCGTATGGATCGACATGTAGAAAACGCATTTAACGTAGCAAAATATTTGCGAAATCATGAAGGGGTAAAGAAGGTATACTACCCAGGTTTTGCAGATGCCCAAGGGTATGAAATCAATCAAAAGCAAGCAAAAAATGGCGGAGCTATGATTTCTTTTGAACTTAAAGAAAAGTACAATATAAATAAGTTTTTTTCTTCATTGAGATTAATTGCCCTCGCAGAAAGCCTAGGAGGTGTGGAAAGCCTTGTATGCCATCCTTCTACCATGACCCATGCCTCCATCCCTGAAGAAAAGAGGCAGGAAATCGGTATCAGCGATGCATTAATCCGATTATCCATCGGCATAGAAGGAATTGAAGACCTTATCTTGGATTTAGAACAGGCAATTGCAGAAAGTGAGGGATAA
- the cysK gene encoding cysteine synthase A, whose protein sequence is MRTFDKITDLIGGTPLLKLNCYSVQKELDTTILAKLEYFNPAGSVKDRIAKAMLEDAEEKGLLKPDTIIIEPTSGNTGIGLAAVAASKGYKIILTMPETMSIERRNLLKAYGAQLVLTEGAKGMKGAIERANELAEENPNSFIPSQFTNEANPAVHFKTTGPEIWKDTDGKVDILVAGVGTGGTISGVGAYLKAQNPNIKVIAVEPVGSPVLSKGIAGPHKIQGIGAGFIPEILNTEIYDEVFAVENEDAFETGRLLAQKEGLLVGISSGAAAFAAAEIAKRPENKEKIIVVILPDTGERYLTTPMFSE, encoded by the coding sequence ATGAGAACATTTGACAAGATTACGGATCTAATCGGAGGAACCCCTCTCTTAAAACTAAATTGCTATAGTGTCCAAAAGGAACTTGACACTACAATCCTTGCCAAGCTGGAATATTTTAATCCTGCCGGCAGTGTGAAGGATAGAATTGCAAAGGCAATGTTAGAGGATGCTGAGGAAAAAGGTCTGCTAAAGCCCGATACAATCATTATTGAACCAACCAGTGGCAATACAGGAATTGGTCTTGCGGCTGTGGCTGCCTCAAAAGGATATAAAATTATTTTGACTATGCCGGAAACAATGAGCATTGAACGACGCAACTTATTGAAGGCTTATGGTGCTCAGCTTGTATTGACCGAGGGTGCTAAAGGCATGAAAGGTGCTATTGAGCGGGCAAATGAGCTGGCGGAAGAGAATCCAAACAGCTTTATTCCCAGCCAGTTTACCAACGAGGCAAATCCTGCGGTGCACTTTAAAACCACTGGCCCTGAAATTTGGAAGGATACCGATGGTAAGGTGGATATTCTTGTTGCAGGTGTAGGTACCGGTGGAACAATTTCAGGTGTAGGGGCGTATTTGAAAGCCCAAAACCCCAATATAAAGGTAATTGCCGTTGAACCTGTTGGTTCTCCCGTTCTTTCAAAAGGGATTGCAGGCCCTCACAAAATTCAGGGGATTGGAGCGGGCTTTATACCCGAAATTTTAAACACAGAAATTTATGATGAAGTGTTTGCAGTGGAGAATGAAGATGCTTTCGAGACAGGAAGACTCTTGGCACAAAAAGAAGGATTGCTTGTTGGTATTTCTTCGGGAGCAGCTGCATTTGCCGCGGCAGAAATAGCAAAAAGACCCGAAAACAAAGAGAAAATAATTGTAGTGATTTTACCGGATACAGGGGAGCGTTATCTTACAACGCCTATGTTTTCCGAATAA
- a CDS encoding transporter substrate-binding domain-containing protein gives MMNLKRMVPLAMAMTLALAVTACGKKADSKEAGDGANAGKEKAVVYRTLDEIKESGTINIGVFSDKNPFGYVDENGDYQGYDVYFANRLGEDLGVKINYVSTEAANRIEYLETGKVDVILANFTVTKERAEKVDFALPYMNVALGVVSPESKVIESLDNWNPKDEMIVISGTTAEPFLIENYPNIPLQKYDSYATAKNAMENGNGVAWANDNTEVIAFALQNKGYTVGIPSLGSQDTIAPAVSKGNETLLNWINEEIKSLGNEKFFHANYEATLVDTYGLEFEDSLVVEGGQVQ, from the coding sequence ATGATGAATTTGAAGAGAATGGTACCATTAGCAATGGCAATGACACTGGCTTTGGCAGTTACCGCATGTGGAAAAAAGGCGGACTCTAAGGAAGCTGGAGACGGGGCAAATGCAGGCAAGGAGAAGGCGGTTGTTTACCGTACATTAGATGAAATTAAAGAAAGCGGCACAATCAACATAGGCGTTTTTTCAGACAAAAATCCTTTTGGATATGTAGATGAGAATGGGGACTATCAGGGATATGACGTTTATTTCGCCAACCGTCTTGGTGAAGATTTGGGTGTGAAAATCAATTATGTATCTACAGAAGCGGCAAACCGCATTGAATATTTAGAGACAGGTAAGGTTGACGTCATACTTGCCAACTTTACTGTAACAAAAGAACGTGCAGAGAAGGTTGACTTTGCTCTGCCTTATATGAATGTTGCCCTTGGGGTTGTTTCTCCTGAAAGCAAGGTCATCGAAAGCTTGGATAATTGGAATCCCAAGGATGAAATGATTGTTATTTCAGGCACAACAGCTGAGCCATTTTTAATTGAGAATTATCCCAATATTCCTTTGCAAAAGTATGATTCTTATGCCACAGCCAAAAATGCAATGGAAAATGGGAATGGTGTTGCATGGGCAAATGATAATACAGAAGTAATAGCATTTGCGCTGCAAAATAAAGGCTATACCGTTGGTATTCCCTCTTTGGGCAGTCAGGATACCATTGCGCCCGCAGTGTCCAAAGGAAACGAGACTCTTTTGAATTGGATTAACGAAGAAATCAAGAGCCTGGGGAATGAGAAGTTCTTCCATGCAAATTATGAAGCAACTTTGGTAGATACCTATGGTCTGGAGTTTGAAGATAGTTTGGTTGTTGAAGGCGGTCAGGTTCAATAA
- a CDS encoding methionine ABC transporter ATP-binding protein: protein MIQFKNVSVSFPQKNGELHAVNDVTLHIGKGKIYGLVGASGAGKSTLLRTINFLEQPTSGEVIVDGEVINHLRGESLRRYRQNIGIIFQHFNLAANKTVRKNVEFPLRAANVPKGEIKGRVDELLELVGLRDKSEEYPAKLSGGQKQRVGIARALANNANILLCDEATSALDPETTVSILKLLESINQKYGITIIMITHEIDVVKMICNEMAVMKDGSVVESGKVIDIISKPKNEFTKKLISNSENYELPSEIITQFGEKNIIKITYLGSEATEPILSNAIKTNNVDISILHGKIDYISHVPVGTLIVSVQGDKRDVENAIDYIRRKTLRVEVGANEF, encoded by the coding sequence ATGATTCAATTTAAAAATGTGAGTGTAAGCTTTCCACAAAAAAATGGAGAATTGCATGCAGTAAATGATGTAACCCTTCATATTGGGAAAGGGAAAATATACGGTCTGGTGGGAGCAAGTGGGGCAGGAAAAAGCACACTGCTTCGCACAATTAATTTTCTGGAACAACCTACTTCGGGAGAGGTGATTGTAGATGGAGAAGTGATTAATCACCTCCGAGGGGAATCTCTCAGGCGTTATCGTCAAAACATTGGTATTATTTTTCAGCACTTTAATTTGGCGGCGAACAAGACCGTTCGCAAAAATGTGGAGTTCCCGCTACGGGCGGCAAATGTACCGAAGGGGGAAATAAAAGGACGTGTAGATGAACTGTTGGAGCTGGTGGGGCTTAGGGATAAAAGCGAAGAATACCCTGCAAAGCTTAGCGGCGGTCAAAAACAGCGAGTTGGAATTGCTCGAGCATTAGCAAACAATGCAAATATATTGCTTTGCGATGAGGCCACCAGTGCCCTTGACCCTGAAACTACAGTTTCGATTTTAAAGCTTTTAGAGAGTATCAATCAAAAATATGGCATCACCATTATCATGATTACCCATGAAATTGATGTGGTTAAAATGATCTGTAATGAAATGGCAGTGATGAAAGATGGCAGTGTGGTAGAAAGTGGAAAGGTGATTGATATTATTTCAAAACCGAAAAATGAGTTTACAAAAAAACTGATTTCCAACTCAGAGAATTATGAGTTGCCTTCTGAAATCATTACTCAGTTTGGTGAGAAAAATATTATCAAGATTACATATTTGGGCAGTGAGGCCACGGAGCCAATCCTCTCAAATGCAATTAAAACCAACAATGTGGATATCAGCATTTTGCACGGAAAAATCGATTATATCAGTCATGTTCCTGTGGGCACTTTAATTGTGAGCGTTCAAGGTGACAAAAGGGATGTGGAAAATGCCATTGATTATATCAGAAGAAAAACCCTAAGAGTGGAGGTGGGTGCAAATGAATTTTAA
- a CDS encoding PLP-dependent cysteine synthase family protein yields MAYYESMQDLIGNTPLVKLNHLDLPKGVQLFAKLELYNPSGSVKDRTGKYMLADAEERGVLKQGETIVEATAGNTGLGIAFAALNSGYKVIFVVPTKFSAEKQTLMRALGAEIVSTPREEGMLGAAKKAEELRASIPNAISLEQFKNQSNPLAHYETTGPEIYRDLNGEVNYFVAGAGSGGTYTGALRYLKEMDDEVIGVLADPVGSTMGGGEHGDYDIEGIGNDFIAETMDMTLVSRVIKITDDEAFAGARILAAKEGIFAGSSSGAALSAALKLIASGVQGNIVVVLPDRGDRYFSKNLYV; encoded by the coding sequence ATGGCTTATTATGAATCTATGCAAGATTTAATTGGTAACACCCCCCTTGTGAAGTTGAATCATTTAGATTTACCCAAAGGGGTACAGCTTTTTGCCAAATTAGAGCTGTATAACCCCTCAGGCAGTGTGAAGGACAGAACGGGAAAATATATGCTGGCAGATGCAGAGGAACGAGGTGTTTTAAAACAAGGGGAAACCATTGTTGAAGCAACGGCAGGGAATACTGGTTTGGGAATTGCTTTTGCGGCACTAAATAGTGGGTATAAAGTGATATTTGTTGTGCCCACCAAGTTTTCTGCTGAGAAGCAAACCCTTATGCGTGCCCTAGGGGCAGAAATCGTCAGTACACCAAGGGAAGAGGGAATGCTGGGTGCGGCGAAAAAGGCGGAGGAGCTTCGTGCATCCATCCCCAATGCCATTTCCTTAGAACAGTTTAAAAACCAGAGTAACCCCTTAGCGCATTACGAAACTACAGGACCTGAAATCTATCGGGATTTAAATGGAGAAGTGAATTATTTTGTTGCAGGTGCAGGAAGTGGCGGGACATATACAGGTGCTCTGCGTTATTTGAAAGAGATGGATGATGAGGTAATTGGTGTACTTGCCGACCCTGTTGGATCTACCATGGGTGGTGGAGAACATGGGGATTACGATATAGAGGGTATTGGAAATGATTTTATTGCAGAAACCATGGATATGACCTTGGTGAGTCGGGTTATAAAGATAACTGATGATGAGGCATTCGCGGGAGCAAGGATTTTAGCGGCGAAGGAAGGAATTTTTGCAGGGTCTTCCTCAGGTGCAGCCCTTAGCGCCGCCTTAAAATTGATTGCGTCGGGAGTACAGGGCAATATCGTAGTCGTATTGCCAGATCGAGGAGATCGTTACTTTAGTAAAAATCTTTATGTATAA
- a CDS encoding amino acid ABC transporter ATP-binding protein: MSEPILTLEQVTKTFGENTVLDGINLTVHQGEVIVIVGPSGCGKSTLLRCINALEPIQGGQISLDGEKIDQKSKSLVALRQKIGMVFQSYELFPHLTVLENIMLAPTIVQNRKKEEVREEALALLGRVGLIGKENSYPRQLSGGQKQRVAIVRALCMHPEILLFDEVTAALDPEMVREVLDVMLNLASQGRTMMIVTHEMQFARAVADRIIFLDSGKVLEDTSPELFFEKPKTERARQFLNMFEFHAVKSPKAEESVQQNA, encoded by the coding sequence TTGTCAGAACCAATATTAACATTGGAACAGGTAACAAAAACGTTTGGCGAAAACACCGTTTTGGATGGCATTAATCTTACTGTGCATCAGGGTGAGGTTATCGTCATTGTTGGCCCTAGCGGCTGCGGAAAAAGTACCCTTCTTCGATGCATCAATGCGTTGGAGCCGATTCAAGGAGGGCAAATCAGCTTAGATGGAGAGAAGATTGATCAAAAGAGTAAAAGCCTTGTAGCCCTTCGTCAAAAAATAGGGATGGTTTTTCAGAGTTATGAATTGTTTCCCCATTTAACGGTATTGGAGAATATAATGCTGGCACCAACTATAGTACAAAATCGAAAAAAAGAAGAGGTTAGAGAGGAGGCTCTGGCACTTTTGGGGCGTGTTGGTCTCATTGGCAAGGAAAACAGCTACCCCAGACAGCTTTCAGGAGGACAAAAACAGCGAGTTGCTATTGTGAGAGCATTATGTATGCATCCTGAAATCCTTCTTTTTGATGAAGTAACTGCCGCCCTTGACCCGGAGATGGTGCGGGAGGTTTTGGATGTTATGCTGAATTTGGCGTCACAAGGAAGAACCATGATGATTGTAACTCATGAGATGCAATTTGCAAGGGCAGTGGCAGACCGAATTATTTTTCTGGATAGCGGAAAGGTTCTAGAGGATACTTCACCAGAACTGTTTTTTGAGAAACCAAAAACAGAGAGAGCAAGACAATTTTTAAATATGTTTGAATTTCATGCAGTCAAATCTCCAAAAGCGGAAGAATCTGTGCAACAGAATGCATAA
- a CDS encoding class I SAM-dependent methyltransferase — MIDMRESMTAKMCSFARAYHSNHARQKIFDDYLAYDMMGKEEYEEVGMILQNTFGITQSPLQTDFSGKLTYPLIDHYLTPILLSRIAYAETELMNFANKHGKSQYVICGAGMDTFAFRNPNTDIRIFELDHPDTQRYKMEKIQKLEWTIPQNVQYVPIDFSKHDLVETLKDAGFDPLVPTYFAILGVTYYLTLPVFEETIQKIAALSIPGNKIVFDYPDETTFGENPVERVYRLTQATESLGEQMKQGLEFADVKAALGRHHFSVEAHLNPERIQNAYFANRTDGQKAFENIHLILANKEEGTV; from the coding sequence ATGATAGATATGAGAGAAAGTATGACTGCCAAAATGTGCTCCTTTGCCCGTGCGTATCACTCAAACCATGCTAGACAAAAAATATTTGATGACTATCTTGCTTACGACATGATGGGGAAGGAAGAATATGAAGAGGTCGGCATGATTTTGCAAAATACATTTGGCATTACCCAATCCCCGTTGCAAACAGATTTTTCGGGGAAACTGACCTATCCCTTGATTGACCATTATTTAACCCCGATTTTGCTTTCACGTATTGCCTATGCAGAAACTGAGCTTATGAATTTTGCCAACAAGCATGGTAAAAGCCAATATGTAATTTGTGGGGCTGGAATGGATACCTTTGCTTTCCGCAATCCAAATACAGATATTCGCATTTTTGAATTGGATCATCCCGACACACAGCGTTATAAAATGGAGAAAATTCAGAAGCTTGAATGGACTATCCCCCAGAATGTGCAGTATGTGCCGATTGATTTTTCAAAGCATGATTTAGTGGAAACCTTGAAAGACGCAGGATTTGACCCATTAGTACCCACGTATTTTGCAATCTTGGGCGTGACCTATTATTTGACTTTGCCTGTGTTTGAGGAAACCATTCAAAAAATTGCCGCTTTATCAATCCCGGGAAATAAAATTGTGTTTGATTATCCTGATGAAACTACGTTTGGAGAAAATCCTGTGGAGCGGGTTTATCGTCTGACACAAGCGACGGAAAGCTTAGGTGAGCAAATGAAGCAAGGGCTTGAGTTTGCCGATGTAAAGGCGGCTTTAGGTCGGCATCATTTTTCTGTGGAAGCCCACTTAAATCCTGAGAGAATTCAGAATGCTTATTTTGCAAACAGAACGGACGGACAGAAGGCGTTTGAAAATATTCATTTGATTTTGGCAAATAAAGAGGAGGGGACAGTATGA
- a CDS encoding amino acid ABC transporter permease has protein sequence MPDLGLEILLKGSNMIRLLGGLWVALKISLISVAISIPLGILLGALMTWKNPITKIILRLYLEFIRIMPQLVLLFLVYFGTTKTFGWDLSGEMAAILVFTLWGTAEMSDLVRGALISIPKHQYESSEALGLSKVQTYLYIIIPQAVRRLIPLSINLITRMIKTTSLILMIGVVEVLKVAQQMIEANRMSSPNGAFGIYLAVFILYFIACWPISMLAKHLEMKWR, from the coding sequence ATGCCGGATTTGGGTCTTGAAATTTTACTAAAAGGAAGTAACATGATTCGCCTTTTGGGGGGATTATGGGTAGCGTTAAAAATCAGCTTAATTTCAGTTGCCATCAGCATTCCCCTTGGGATATTGTTGGGTGCTCTGATGACATGGAAGAATCCTATTACAAAAATAATTTTAAGGTTATATTTGGAATTTATTCGTATCATGCCCCAGTTGGTTCTTTTATTTCTCGTTTATTTTGGTACTACAAAAACCTTTGGTTGGGATTTATCAGGTGAGATGGCGGCAATTCTTGTTTTTACCCTTTGGGGAACAGCGGAAATGAGCGACTTGGTTCGAGGAGCGTTGATTTCCATTCCCAAGCATCAGTATGAAAGCAGTGAAGCTTTGGGGCTTAGCAAGGTGCAAACGTATTTATATATTATTATTCCGCAGGCTGTTAGGCGATTGATTCCATTATCCATTAATCTTATTACAAGAATGATTAAAACCACCAGCTTAATTTTGATGATTGGTGTGGTAGAGGTGCTTAAAGTTGCCCAGCAGATGATTGAGGCAAACCGCATGTCCAGTCCTAATGGGGCATTCGGCATTTATTTAGCAGTTTTTATTTTGTATTTTATCGCTTGCTGGCCCATTAGTATGCTGGCAAAACATTTGGAAATGAAGTGGAGGTGA
- a CDS encoding amino acid ABC transporter permease, whose amino-acid sequence MNWEFIWEYLPLYQKAAWLTVKIGLIGILFAIMLGFICAIIQYYKVPFFKRIVGVYIELSRNTPLLVQLFFLYYGLPKIGIQTNATTCGIVGLAFLGGSYMAEAFRSGLEAVEVIQTESALSLGMNRYQIMRYVVLPQAISVTIPAFMANIIFLMKETSVFSAISLMDLMFTAKDLIGLYYKTTESLFLLVVFYLIILLPISILGSLLERRLRYAGFGS is encoded by the coding sequence CTGAATTGGGAATTTATATGGGAATATTTACCGCTGTATCAGAAGGCGGCGTGGCTCACAGTTAAGATTGGGCTGATTGGTATTTTGTTTGCCATTATGCTGGGATTTATATGTGCGATTATTCAATATTACAAAGTTCCATTTTTTAAAAGGATAGTGGGGGTTTACATAGAATTAAGTCGAAACACACCCTTGCTGGTTCAGTTGTTCTTTCTATACTATGGTTTACCCAAAATTGGAATCCAGACAAATGCCACAACCTGCGGTATTGTTGGGTTAGCGTTTTTGGGTGGAAGTTATATGGCAGAGGCGTTTCGAAGTGGCTTGGAAGCAGTAGAAGTCATTCAGACAGAAAGTGCACTGAGTCTTGGAATGAATCGATATCAGATAATGAGGTATGTGGTACTTCCTCAAGCTATCTCTGTAACCATTCCTGCTTTTATGGCTAACATAATTTTTTTGATGAAAGAAACCAGTGTATTTAGTGCAATCAGCTTGATGGATTTGATGTTTACGGCGAAAGACCTCATTGGCCTATATTATAAAACAACGGAAAGCCTGTTTTTGCTGGTGGTTTTTTACCTAATCATACTATTGCCGATTTCTATTTTGGGCAGCTTGCTGGAAAGGAGGCTGCGCTATGCCGGATTTGGGTCTTGA
- a CDS encoding S-ribosylhomocysteine lyase — MKRIASFEVNHDILHEGMYVSRIDGDIVTYDIRMKKPNDGDYLANGAIHTFEHLFATFARNSEFSENVIYVGPMGCRTGFYLLLRDKVSHEDALALVKDAFEFIANFEGEIPGSQPCECGNYLEHDLQSAKDNAKEILSVLEHWSEEKMVYKIE; from the coding sequence ATGAAAAGAATTGCAAGCTTTGAGGTGAATCATGATATTCTGCACGAAGGAATGTACGTTTCTAGAATTGATGGTGATATTGTTACCTATGACATCCGTATGAAAAAACCAAACGACGGTGATTATTTGGCAAATGGAGCCATACATACCTTTGAGCATTTATTTGCTACTTTTGCCAGAAACAGCGAGTTTTCTGAAAATGTTATTTATGTAGGGCCTATGGGATGCCGAACAGGATTTTATCTTCTCCTTCGAGATAAGGTAAGCCATGAAGATGCTCTTGCGCTGGTGAAAGATGCATTTGAATTTATCGCAAATTTTGAAGGAGAGATTCCGGGGAGTCAACCTTGTGAATGCGGAAATTATCTGGAACATGATTTGCAATCGGCAAAAGACAATGCAAAGGAGATACTTTCTGTTTTAGAGCATTGGTCAGAGGAGAAAATGGTGTATAAAATAGAATAA
- a CDS encoding MetQ/NlpA family ABC transporter substrate-binding protein gives MTKKIISICLSILLILSIGGCAKQKEEAPAGADNGSPTTLKVGFCPGPYGDMWKTAIAPQLETKGYKFEYIEFSDYVQPNNALANKEIDVNLFQHSIYLKNFSTEHKLDLSPVTEVPTAGMGIWSNTTKSLKEVADGATVTIPNDETNQARGLRVLEAAGLITLKAETDKAKAIPEDIDKNPHNLKIVPTEAAQLPRTLDSANLAVINGNFAISAGLDFSAALFNETLAEGYVNVIAVRTEDLSAQFVADIKDAATNDTFKSIIEDPKGIFYTFQKPVGW, from the coding sequence ATGACAAAAAAAATTATTTCAATATGCTTATCCATTTTGTTGATTTTATCTATCGGTGGTTGTGCAAAGCAAAAAGAGGAAGCACCAGCTGGGGCTGACAATGGCTCTCCTACAACACTTAAAGTAGGTTTTTGCCCGGGCCCTTACGGTGATATGTGGAAAACCGCAATTGCGCCTCAATTGGAGACGAAAGGTTATAAATTTGAGTACATAGAGTTCAGTGATTATGTTCAGCCAAACAATGCCTTGGCAAACAAAGAAATTGATGTGAATTTGTTTCAGCATTCCATCTATCTGAAAAACTTCTCCACAGAGCATAAGCTGGATTTAAGTCCTGTAACGGAAGTTCCCACAGCGGGCATGGGTATTTGGTCAAATACCACCAAGAGCTTAAAAGAGGTGGCCGACGGTGCAACGGTAACCATACCCAATGATGAAACAAATCAGGCTCGTGGTCTTCGTGTTTTAGAGGCGGCAGGGCTCATAACGTTAAAGGCGGAAACTGACAAAGCAAAGGCAATCCCTGAGGACATTGACAAAAATCCTCATAACTTAAAAATTGTGCCTACGGAAGCGGCTCAACTTCCCCGTACCCTTGATAGTGCGAACCTAGCTGTTATCAACGGAAACTTTGCCATCAGTGCAGGTCTTGATTTTTCTGCCGCATTATTCAATGAAACATTGGCCGAAGGATATGTTAATGTGATTGCTGTGAGAACAGAAGACCTTAGTGCTCAATTTGTTGCAGATATCAAAGATGCGGCTACAAATGACACTTTTAAGTCTATTATTGAGGATCCCAAGGGAATTTTCTATACATTCCAAAAGCCAGTGGGTTGGTAA